One window of Immundisolibacter sp. genomic DNA carries:
- the gyrA gene encoding DNA gyrase subunit A encodes MTEFAREIISANIEDELKRSYLDYAMSVIVGRALPDVKDGLKPVHRRVLYAMHESSHLWNRAHVKSARVVGDVMGKYHPHGDSAIYDTLVRMAQHFSLRYPLIDGQGNFGSVDGDSPAAMRYTESRLARIASELLADIDMDTVDFVPNYDGKEREPAVLPSRLPNLLINGATGIAVGMATNIPPHNLVEVVNACVALIDDPDIDLDGLMVHLPGPDFPTAASINGAAGIREAYATGRGKIYMRARVEIEEDKKTGKASLVIFELPYQVNKAHLLEKVAELVKEKRVEGITEIRDESDKDGMRAVIELRRGEVPEVVLNHLYQQTQLQAVFGINMVALLDGQPRLLTLLEVLEAFIRHRREVVSRRTLFALRKARDRLHILEGLAVALASIERVIVLIRGSQTTDEARAKLIDEGFSPGFVGEMLTRALAVDALRPTESGRGLVDGQYYLSERQAQAILDMRLQRLTGLERDKIVDEYGELTTQIADLLDILGSDGRLLSEIRRELLEVRDQYGDARRTNIMVDRLQLTSEDLIAEKDLVVTFSHQGYCKAQPVSEYRSQHRGGRGRAAARVKEEDFIERLFVANSHDTLLCFSSAGKVYWRKVYELPLAGSGSRGRPIVNLLPLEDGERISAVLPVAEFAADRYVLFATRRGLIKKTALANYSRPRAAGIIALDIVEGDALVAVAMTGGGDHVMLFSDDGKVLRFDEQNVRAVGRDARGVRGMNLRADQSLIGMLVAQSAEVPEPPQGGPGAILTVTANGYGKRTPLADYPLRGRGGMGVISIQTSARNGAVVGAVQVGEDDQVMLVTNGGTAIRTTVASISVLGRNTQGVKLIGVGEGELLAGLAVVAPEDELPEDDDIDAEGAEAAPTVADSDPDDVSPDA; translated from the coding sequence ATGACCGAGTTCGCCCGCGAAATTATCTCCGCCAACATCGAGGACGAGCTCAAGCGCTCCTATCTCGATTACGCCATGAGCGTCATCGTTGGTCGCGCCTTGCCGGACGTGAAAGACGGCCTCAAGCCTGTGCATCGGCGCGTGCTGTACGCCATGCATGAGTCCAGCCACCTGTGGAACCGCGCCCACGTCAAGTCTGCGCGGGTGGTCGGCGACGTGATGGGTAAGTACCACCCGCACGGCGATTCGGCCATCTACGACACGCTGGTGCGCATGGCGCAGCATTTCTCGCTGCGCTACCCGCTGATCGACGGCCAGGGCAACTTCGGTTCGGTCGACGGCGACTCGCCGGCCGCCATGCGCTACACCGAATCGCGCCTGGCGCGGATTGCCAGCGAGCTGCTGGCCGATATCGACATGGACACGGTCGATTTCGTACCCAATTACGACGGCAAGGAACGCGAACCGGCGGTGCTCCCGTCGCGGCTGCCCAACTTGCTGATCAACGGTGCGACCGGCATTGCGGTGGGTATGGCCACCAATATTCCGCCGCACAACCTGGTAGAAGTGGTCAACGCCTGTGTGGCGCTGATTGATGACCCGGATATCGATTTGGACGGTTTGATGGTGCACCTGCCAGGGCCGGATTTCCCGACCGCGGCGAGCATCAACGGCGCCGCTGGCATCCGCGAGGCCTACGCCACCGGACGGGGCAAGATCTATATGCGGGCCCGGGTGGAGATCGAGGAAGACAAGAAGACCGGCAAGGCCAGTCTGGTCATCTTTGAACTGCCGTACCAGGTCAACAAGGCCCACCTGCTCGAAAAAGTCGCCGAGCTGGTCAAGGAGAAGCGCGTCGAGGGGATCACCGAGATCCGGGACGAGTCCGACAAGGACGGCATGCGGGCGGTGATCGAGCTGCGTCGCGGCGAGGTGCCCGAGGTGGTACTCAACCACCTCTACCAGCAGACCCAGTTGCAGGCCGTGTTTGGCATCAACATGGTGGCGTTGCTGGACGGGCAGCCGCGTCTGCTGACCTTGCTGGAGGTTCTGGAAGCGTTCATTCGTCACCGGCGCGAGGTGGTCAGCCGGCGCACCCTGTTTGCGCTGCGCAAGGCCCGCGACCGCTTGCACATCCTGGAAGGCCTGGCGGTGGCATTGGCCAGTATCGAGCGCGTGATCGTGCTGATACGGGGTTCGCAAACGACCGACGAGGCGCGCGCCAAGCTGATCGACGAAGGTTTTTCACCGGGCTTTGTCGGTGAAATGCTGACGCGGGCCCTGGCCGTGGATGCGCTACGTCCCACCGAGTCCGGGCGTGGTCTGGTCGATGGCCAGTATTACCTGAGCGAGCGGCAGGCGCAGGCGATTCTGGACATGCGTTTGCAGCGTTTGACCGGGCTTGAGCGCGACAAGATCGTCGATGAATACGGTGAACTCACCACGCAGATCGCCGATTTACTGGACATTCTGGGCAGTGACGGCCGTTTGCTGTCGGAAATCCGCCGCGAGCTGCTGGAGGTGCGCGATCAGTACGGTGACGCCCGGCGTACGAACATCATGGTCGACCGCCTGCAGCTGACCTCCGAGGATCTGATTGCCGAGAAGGACCTGGTGGTTACTTTTTCTCATCAGGGTTACTGCAAGGCGCAGCCGGTCAGCGAGTACCGTTCGCAGCACCGAGGTGGCCGAGGCCGGGCCGCGGCGCGCGTGAAGGAAGAGGATTTCATCGAGCGGCTGTTCGTGGCCAACAGCCACGACACCCTGCTGTGCTTCTCCAGCGCGGGCAAGGTGTATTGGCGCAAGGTCTACGAACTCCCGCTGGCCGGTTCCGGCAGCCGGGGCCGGCCGATCGTCAATCTGTTGCCGCTTGAGGATGGCGAGCGCATCAGTGCCGTATTGCCGGTGGCTGAGTTCGCCGCTGACCGTTACGTGCTGTTTGCCACCCGCCGCGGACTGATCAAGAAGACCGCGCTGGCCAATTACTCCCGACCGCGAGCCGCCGGCATCATTGCGCTTGATATCGTCGAGGGCGATGCTCTGGTGGCGGTGGCGATGACCGGCGGCGGCGACCATGTGATGCTGTTCTCCGACGACGGCAAGGTGCTACGTTTTGACGAGCAAAACGTGCGTGCCGTCGGACGCGACGCGCGGGGCGTGCGCGGCATGAACCTGCGCGCCGATCAAAGCCTGATCGGCATGCTGGTTGCGCAATCGGCCGAGGTCCCGGAGCCGCCGCAGGGCGGGCCGGGAGCAATCCTGACCGTGACGGCCAATGGCTACGGCAAACGAACGCCGCTGGCCGATTACCCGCTGCGCGGGCGCGGCGGCATGGGTGTCATCTCCATCCAGACCAGCGCCCGCAACGGTGCGGTGGTGGGAGCCGTGCAAGTCGGCGAGGACGACCAGGTCATGCTGGTCACCAACGGGGGAACCGCCATCCGCACCACGGTGGCCAGCATTTCCGTGCTGGGGCGTAACACTCAGGGCGTGAAGCTGATCGGCGTGGGTGAAGGCGAACTGCTGGCCGGACTCGCCGTGGTGGCACCGGAGGACGAGCTGCCCGAGGACGATGACATCGACGCGGAGGGAGCTGAGGCCGCCCCAACCGTCGCCGACTCCGATCCCGACGACGTTTCGCCCGACGCATGA
- a CDS encoding MFS transporter: MAVLILAGEMIFSLPFHTARFFRPTLLEVFEFSNTSLGDIFAVYGLAAMLAYFPGGLLADRLSIRVLLGSSLILTGAGGFYMATIPSAGQMALLYGYWGITTIFMFWAAMIKATREWGGALSQGKAFGILDGGRGFVAACFAFIGIAVLAFYLPIDATLATDVQRRAGFRGVLLLYSIATCAIGVLAWFLLPGSGEKSSAIKPRLTFGNTVATFKRPTIWAQAGIILCAYCGYKGLDNYSLYAVQVLGMNEIDAARLSALTSYVRPIAAVAAGVLADR; this comes from the coding sequence ATGGCCGTGCTGATCCTGGCTGGCGAGATGATTTTCAGCTTGCCGTTTCACACGGCGCGGTTTTTTCGTCCGACTTTGCTGGAGGTGTTTGAGTTCTCAAACACCAGCCTGGGCGACATCTTCGCCGTGTATGGGTTAGCCGCCATGCTTGCGTATTTCCCAGGAGGTTTGCTCGCGGATCGATTGTCCATTCGCGTATTGCTCGGTTCGTCCCTCATTCTGACCGGCGCCGGAGGCTTCTATATGGCAACCATCCCTAGCGCGGGGCAGATGGCACTGCTTTATGGTTATTGGGGAATTACCACAATTTTCATGTTCTGGGCCGCCATGATTAAGGCCACGCGCGAATGGGGTGGAGCATTATCTCAAGGCAAGGCGTTTGGAATTCTGGATGGTGGTCGCGGATTCGTTGCCGCTTGCTTTGCATTCATCGGCATCGCGGTATTGGCGTTCTACTTGCCAATCGATGCCACTCTGGCAACTGATGTACAGCGCCGGGCGGGTTTTCGCGGGGTGCTCCTACTGTATTCAATCGCCACCTGCGCTATCGGCGTGCTGGCCTGGTTCCTGTTGCCCGGGTCGGGCGAAAAATCCTCTGCAATAAAGCCCCGACTGACATTCGGGAATACGGTCGCTACGTTTAAACGCCCGACCATCTGGGCGCAGGCCGGAATCATCCTGTGCGCCTATTGCGGCTATAAAGGCCTGGACAACTATTCCCTGTATGCCGTCCAGGTATTGGGGATGAACGAAATTGACGCCGCCCGGCTTTCTGCCCTGACCTCCTATGTGCGACCGATTGCGGCCGTGGCTGCCGGCGTGCTGGCGGACAGG